Proteins encoded in a region of the Streptomyces sp. NBC_01471 genome:
- a CDS encoding GlsB/YeaQ/YmgE family stress response membrane protein, giving the protein MNWLWAIIVGLVLGLIAKAIIPGKQEIPLWLTVVFGILGSVLGNWAATGLGVNDTRGIDWIRHLLQLIGAVIIVGVGDKLWTSIRGNRHAT; this is encoded by the coding sequence GTGAATTGGTTGTGGGCCATCATCGTGGGGCTGGTGCTCGGTCTGATCGCCAAGGCGATCATCCCGGGGAAGCAGGAGATCCCGCTGTGGCTGACCGTGGTGTTCGGCATCCTGGGCAGCGTGCTGGGCAACTGGGCGGCCACCGGGCTCGGGGTCAACGACACCCGGGGCATCGACTGGATCAGGCATCTGCTCCAGCTGATCGGCGCCGTCATCATCGTCGGCGTGGGTGACAAGCTCTGGACCTCGATCCGGGGAAACAGACACGCCACCTGA
- a CDS encoding DUF3099 domain-containing protein produces MRKQSGDEVFRITGARTGLAEDVRGRQRRYIISMTVRTVAVILTAALWNVARPVAIGTLVLGAFLPYVAVVIANAGRENTPGLPTTFVPAPFRPPLEPSSVVPGTEPADEEPTTEREHRAAGPS; encoded by the coding sequence ATGCGGAAGCAGAGCGGCGACGAGGTCTTCCGGATCACGGGCGCCCGGACGGGGCTCGCGGAGGACGTACGCGGGCGGCAGCGCCGGTACATCATCTCGATGACGGTGCGCACCGTGGCGGTCATTCTGACCGCGGCTCTCTGGAACGTGGCGCGGCCGGTGGCGATCGGGACCCTGGTGCTGGGCGCCTTCCTTCCGTACGTGGCCGTGGTGATCGCGAACGCGGGCCGCGAGAACACTCCGGGGCTCCCCACGACGTTCGTTCCCGCGCCGTTCCGTCCACCGCTGGAACCGTCGTCCGTGGTTCCGGGAACGGAGCCGGCGGACGAGGAGCCCACCACGGAGCGTGAGCACCGGGCGGCGGGGCCGAGCTGA